The Pelmatolapia mariae isolate MD_Pm_ZW linkage group LG10_11, Pm_UMD_F_2, whole genome shotgun sequence genome includes a region encoding these proteins:
- the ccne2 gene encoding G1/S-specific cyclin-E2, which yields MSRRSDRITLQARDPNSAPVVTITIRKRKTECSKKKLQPAAKKQSYEIQKCWSEDGASPCILIETPHKELKPANPSNFKQYTFKNLFIKASPIPHLSWASSDDVWIKMLNKELKYVHDKSYLQRHPKLQPKMRAILLDWLLEVSEVYSLHRQTAYLAQDYFDRFMLTQENINKDYLQLIGITALFIASKIEEIYPPKTYEFAYVTDGACDQWDIQRTELHILKALDWNLCPETPISWLKLYTQVEAQKNGVNFLEPQFSQETYIQITQLLDLCMMDITALDYNYSVLAAAAFCHFSTFDVVHKVSGLTWDSVSQCYQWMTPFMETLRSEPKPQLKNFPKVRADDRHNIQTHVAYLDLLRKAQECQISESNAGQLSPVAAGPILTPPSSTEKPPNP from the exons ATGTCCAGGCGCAG tgatCGCATCACGCTTCAAGCCAGAGATCCAAACAGCGCACCAGTCGTCACAATCACGATTAGGAAAAGAAAGACTGAG TGTTCTAAGAAGAAACTACAACCCGCTGCCAAGAAACAAAGCTATGAAATACAA AAGTGTTGGTCAGAGGATGGAGCGTCTCCATGCATTCTCATAGAAACTCCCCACAAAGAGCTAAAACCAGCAAACCCGTCCAACTTCAAACAATACACATTCAAGAACCTCTTCATCAAGGCTTCGCCCATTCCTCATCTCAG TTGGGCTAGTTCGGACGATGTGTGGATCAAAATGCTTAACAAGGAGCTGAAGTACGTTCATGACAAGAGCTACCTGCAGCGGCATCCTAAACTGCAGCCCAAGATGAGGGCAATTCTCCTGGACTGGCTGCTTGAG GTGAGTGAGGTGTACAGCCTTCACAGACAGACAGCGTATCTTGCCCAGGACTACTTTGACCGCTTCATGCTCACTCAGGAGAATATCAACAAAGACTACCTGCAGCTCATCGGCATCACAGCGCTCTTCATTGCCTCCAAGATAGAG GAAATCTACCCTCCTAAAACCTACGAGTTTGCCTATGTCACGGACGGTGCCTGCGACCAGTGGGACATCCAGCGCACAGAGCTTCACATATTAAAG GCGTTAGACTGGAACCTGTGTCCTGAGACCCCCATCTCCTGGTTGAAGCTGTACACTCAGGTTGAAGCCCAGAAAAATGGAGTGAACTTCCTGGAGCCGCAGTTCTCCCAGGAAACCTACATCCAGATCACACAG CTGTTGGACTTGTGTATGATGGACATCACCGCGCTCGACTATAACTACAGCGTTCTTGCCGCAGCTGCCTTTTGCCACTTTTCCACCTTTGACGTTGTTCATAAAGTCTCAG GTCTCACATGGGATAGTGTGTCTCAGTGTTATCAGTGGATGACTCCCTTCATGGAAACACTGCGATCTGAACCCAAACCTCAGCTCAAGAACTTCCCAAAAGTCAGAGCAGATGACAGACACAATATCCAGACACACGTGGCCTATCTGGACCTACTG AGAAAAGCTCAGGAGTGTCAGATCTCCGAGAGTAACGCCGGTCAGCTATCGCCTGTTGCCGCGGGACCGATTCTGACACcacccagcagcacagagaaGCCACCCAATCCCTGA